A section of the Pseudomonas tritici genome encodes:
- a CDS encoding acyl-CoA thioesterase: protein MIELEQEDPIPQGDLALQITALPRETNGFGDIFGGWLVAQMDLAGTAMASKVAGGRVATVAIDRMAFLVPVAVGAQLSFYTQALEIGRSSIQMMVEVWSDDPLSSEWRKVTEAVFVFVAIDGSGRTRSVPSRAR from the coding sequence ATGATCGAACTCGAACAAGAAGATCCAATCCCGCAAGGCGATCTCGCCCTGCAAATCACCGCGCTTCCACGTGAAACCAACGGTTTCGGCGATATCTTCGGCGGCTGGCTGGTCGCGCAGATGGACCTCGCCGGCACCGCCATGGCCAGCAAGGTCGCAGGCGGGCGTGTCGCCACCGTGGCGATTGATCGCATGGCGTTCCTTGTGCCGGTTGCGGTGGGCGCGCAGCTTTCCTTCTATACCCAGGCCTTGGAAATCGGCCGCAGCTCGATCCAGATGATGGTCGAAGTGTGGAGCGACGACCCGCTGTCCAGCGAATGGCGCAAGGTCACCGAGGCCGTATTCGTGTTTGTCGCCATCGATGGCAGCGGCCGTACGCGTTCGGTACCGTCACGCGCGCGTTAA
- the purE gene encoding 5-(carboxyamino)imidazole ribonucleotide mutase, translating into MSALVGVIMGSKSDWSTLSHTADMLEKLGIPYEVKVVSAHRTPDLLFQYADEAESRGIEVIIAGAGGAAHLPGMCAAKTHLPVLGVPVQSAMLSGVDSLLSIVQMPAGIPVATLAIGKAGAINAALLSASILGAKHPQFHAVLKKFRAEQTDSVLDNPDPRIA; encoded by the coding sequence ATGAGTGCATTGGTTGGCGTGATCATGGGCTCCAAGTCCGATTGGTCCACCCTTAGCCACACCGCCGATATGCTGGAAAAACTCGGCATTCCGTACGAAGTGAAGGTGGTCTCCGCCCACCGCACCCCGGATTTGCTGTTCCAGTATGCCGATGAAGCAGAATCCCGTGGCATCGAGGTGATCATCGCCGGTGCCGGCGGTGCAGCGCACTTGCCAGGCATGTGCGCGGCCAAGACGCACCTGCCGGTACTTGGTGTGCCGGTGCAGTCGGCGATGCTCTCGGGCGTGGATTCGCTGTTGTCCATCGTGCAGATGCCAGCCGGCATTCCGGTGGCGACCCTGGCGATCGGCAAGGCCGGCGCGATCAACGCCGCTTTGCTGTCCGCCAGCATCCTGGGCGCCAAGCACCCGCAGTTCCACGCGGTGCTGAAAAAATTCCGCGCTGAGCAGACAGACAGCGTGCTGGACAATCCAGACCCACGTATCGCCTGA
- a CDS encoding GlsB/YeaQ/YmgE family stress response membrane protein, which translates to MGIIGTIFIGLIVGLLARFLKPGDDSMGWIMTILLGIAGSLAATYGGQALGIYQAGQGAGFLGALVGAIVLLVIYGLIKRK; encoded by the coding sequence ATGGGTATCATCGGAACCATCTTCATCGGCTTGATCGTCGGTCTGCTCGCGCGTTTCCTCAAGCCTGGCGACGACAGCATGGGCTGGATCATGACCATCCTGTTGGGTATCGCCGGCTCCCTGGCCGCTACCTACGGTGGTCAGGCACTGGGTATCTACCAGGCGGGTCAAGGCGCAGGCTTCCTCGGTGCCTTGGTCGGCGCCATCGTGCTGCTGGTGATCTACGGCCTGATCAAAAGAAAGTAA
- a CDS encoding ABC transporter permease subunit, translating to MQDAGKPLMISLEEQNQVAMRVSDKGQALFFDVATGAELKRVDLPLPAGTSVASIGEDQPGSPLVILGLSNGQSLVFRHTYKVSYPDGNKTISPAIEYPYGETPIVLDDAGRPLEHVALNATDSTLVVAGSAGSHLNVLSLSREENMMTGEVTSEQKRIELPQMTEPVKAIFIDPRQQWLYVINGRALADVFSLRDNSLNGRYKLLEDGNAEVTASTQLVGGISLIIGNSKGGLAQWFMARDPDGEQHLKQIRTFQMGTTPIVEISAEERRKGFTALDASGKFGVFHSTAHRTLLVDPVVDGQGVYGLSPRANRVIVEAGGKLQPLMLDNPHPEVSWSALWSKVWYENYDEPKYVWQSTAANTDFEPKMSLAPLTFGTLKAAFYAMLLAAPLAVAAAIYTAYFMAPSLRRKVKPVIELMEAMPTVILGFFAGLFLAPYVEGHLPGIFSLLMLLPIGILVAGFVFSRLPESIRLRVPDGWESAILIPVILFVGWLSLYMSPYLETWFFGGDMRMWISHDLGITYDQRNALVVGLAMGFAVIPNIYSIAEDAVFSVPRGLTLGSLALGATPWQTMTRVVILTASPGIFSALMIGMGRAVGETMIVLMATGNTPVMEMNLFEGLRTLAANVAVEMPESEVGGSHYRVLFLSALVLLLFTFIMNTLAELIRQRLRKKYSSL from the coding sequence ATCCAGGACGCCGGCAAGCCGCTGATGATCTCCCTCGAAGAACAGAACCAAGTTGCCATGCGGGTTTCCGACAAGGGCCAGGCGCTGTTCTTTGATGTGGCGACGGGCGCCGAACTCAAGCGTGTCGACCTGCCCCTGCCCGCCGGCACCAGCGTTGCGTCCATCGGTGAAGACCAACCCGGCAGCCCGCTGGTGATCCTGGGTTTGTCCAACGGCCAGTCCCTGGTGTTCCGCCACACCTATAAGGTGTCCTACCCGGACGGCAACAAAACCATTTCGCCTGCAATCGAATACCCCTACGGTGAAACCCCGATCGTGCTGGATGACGCCGGCCGTCCGTTGGAGCACGTCGCCCTCAATGCCACGGACTCCACCTTGGTAGTCGCCGGTTCGGCCGGTTCGCACTTGAACGTGCTGTCCCTGAGCCGCGAAGAAAACATGATGACCGGCGAAGTCACCAGTGAGCAGAAGCGTATCGAGCTGCCGCAAATGACTGAGCCCGTGAAGGCGATCTTCATCGACCCACGCCAGCAGTGGCTCTATGTGATTAACGGCCGTGCCCTCGCCGATGTATTCAGCCTGCGCGACAACAGCCTCAACGGTCGCTACAAGCTGCTGGAAGACGGCAACGCTGAAGTCACCGCCAGCACTCAGTTGGTGGGTGGTATCTCGCTGATCATCGGTAACTCCAAGGGCGGCCTGGCCCAGTGGTTCATGGCCCGTGACCCGGATGGCGAGCAGCACCTCAAGCAGATCCGCACCTTCCAGATGGGCACCACGCCTATCGTTGAAATTTCCGCTGAAGAGCGTCGCAAAGGCTTCACTGCCCTCGATGCCTCCGGCAAGTTTGGCGTGTTCCACAGCACCGCGCACCGCACGCTGCTGGTTGACCCGGTCGTCGACGGACAAGGCGTGTATGGCCTGTCGCCCCGCGCCAACCGCGTGATCGTGGAAGCCGGCGGTAAGTTGCAGCCGTTGATGCTGGACAACCCGCACCCGGAAGTCTCCTGGAGCGCGTTGTGGAGCAAGGTCTGGTACGAAAACTACGACGAGCCTAAATACGTCTGGCAATCGACCGCCGCCAACACCGACTTCGAACCCAAGATGAGCCTGGCCCCGCTGACCTTCGGCACCTTGAAGGCTGCGTTCTACGCCATGCTGCTGGCTGCGCCGCTCGCCGTTGCCGCGGCGATCTACACCGCTTACTTCATGGCTCCGAGCCTGCGCCGCAAGGTCAAGCCGGTGATCGAGCTGATGGAAGCCATGCCGACGGTGATCCTCGGCTTCTTCGCCGGCCTGTTCCTGGCGCCGTATGTGGAAGGGCATCTACCGGGGATTTTCAGCCTGCTGATGCTGTTGCCGATTGGCATCCTGGTCGCCGGCTTCGTGTTCAGCCGCCTGCCTGAGTCGATCCGCCTGCGCGTTCCCGATGGTTGGGAAAGTGCGATCCTGATCCCGGTGATCCTGTTTGTGGGTTGGCTCTCGCTGTACATGAGCCCCTACCTGGAGACCTGGTTCTTTGGCGGTGACATGCGTATGTGGATCTCTCACGACCTAGGCATCACCTACGACCAGCGCAACGCCCTGGTGGTCGGTTTGGCCATGGGCTTCGCGGTGATCCCGAACATTTACTCCATCGCCGAAGACGCTGTGTTCAGCGTGCCGCGCGGCCTGACCCTGGGCTCCCTGGCCCTGGGCGCCACCCCGTGGCAGACCATGACGCGCGTGGTGATTCTGACCGCCAGCCCGGGCATCTTCTCGGCGCTGATGATCGGCATGGGCCGCGCTGTCGGCGAGACCATGATCGTGTTGATGGCCACCGGTAACACCCCGGTGATGGAAATGAACCTGTTCGAAGGCCTGCGCACGCTCGCGGCCAACGTCGCGGTGGAAATGCCCGAGTCGGAAGTCGGCGGCAGTCACTACCGCGTGCTGTTCCTCTCGGCGCTGGTGCTGCTGTTGTTCACCTTCATCATGAACACCCTCGCCGAGCTGATCCGTCAGCGTCTGCGCAAGAAATACTCGTCGCTTTAA
- a CDS encoding 5-(carboxyamino)imidazole ribonucleotide synthase, with protein MKIGVIGGGQLGRMLALAGTPLGMNFAFLDPAPDACASALGEHLRADYSDPDHLRQLADEVDLVTFEFESVPAETVAFLSQFVPVYPSAEALRIARDRWFEKSMFKDLGIPTPAFADIQSQADLDAAVANIGLPAVLKTRTLGYDGKGQKVLRTAADVVGTFAELGSVACLLEGFVPFTGEVSLIAVRARDGETRFYPLVHNTHDSGILKLSVASTDHPLQALAEDYSSRVLKQLDYVGVMAFEFFEVDGGLKANEIAPRVHNSGHWTTEGAECSQFENHLRAVAGLPLGSTAKVGESAMLNFIGVVPPVERVIAIDDCHLHHYGKAFKAGRKVGHANLRSKDRATLQAQILKVEALIAEQ; from the coding sequence ATGAAAATCGGTGTAATCGGTGGCGGCCAACTGGGCCGCATGCTGGCCTTGGCGGGCACCCCGCTGGGGATGAACTTCGCTTTCCTGGACCCGGCGCCGGACGCCTGCGCGTCCGCCTTGGGTGAACACCTGCGGGCTGACTACAGCGACCCGGACCACCTGCGTCAGCTGGCCGACGAAGTCGATCTGGTGACCTTCGAGTTCGAAAGCGTCCCGGCTGAAACCGTAGCGTTCCTGTCGCAGTTCGTGCCGGTCTATCCGAGCGCAGAAGCCTTGCGCATTGCCCGCGACCGCTGGTTCGAGAAAAGCATGTTCAAGGACCTGGGCATTCCGACCCCGGCCTTCGCCGACATCCAGTCCCAGGCAGACCTGGACGCCGCTGTCGCCAACATCGGCCTGCCGGCCGTGCTGAAAACCCGCACCCTGGGTTATGACGGCAAGGGCCAGAAAGTCCTGCGCACTGCCGCCGATGTGGTCGGTACCTTTGCCGAATTGGGCAGCGTCGCGTGCCTGTTGGAAGGCTTCGTGCCGTTCACCGGCGAAGTCTCGCTGATCGCTGTGCGTGCCCGTGATGGCGAAACCCGCTTTTACCCGTTGGTGCACAACACCCACGACAGCGGCATTCTCAAGCTGTCCGTGGCCAGCACCGATCACCCGTTGCAGGCACTGGCCGAAGATTATTCCAGCCGTGTGCTCAAGCAACTGGACTATGTGGGCGTGATGGCGTTCGAGTTCTTTGAAGTCGACGGTGGCCTGAAGGCCAACGAAATCGCCCCGCGCGTGCACAACTCCGGGCACTGGACCACCGAAGGTGCCGAGTGCAGCCAGTTCGAAAACCACCTGCGGGCGGTTGCGGGCTTGCCGCTGGGTTCCACGGCCAAGGTCGGCGAAAGCGCCATGCTCAACTTCATCGGTGTGGTACCGCCGGTTGAGCGTGTGATTGCGATCGATGACTGCCACCTGCATCACTACGGCAAAGCCTTCAAGGCCGGGCGCAAGGTCGGTCACGCCAACCTGCGCAGCAAGGACCGCGCGACGCTGCAAGCGCAGATCCTCAAGGTCGAAGCGCTGATCGCCGAGCAATAA
- a CDS encoding D-hexose-6-phosphate mutarotase, with protein MPTPHVETAKIDELDCWRIRHNGAELMVAQQGAHIFSYGRDGEQPLIWPNPDAVFKQGKGIRTGVPVCWPWFGVFDRNPQSVKAMRQGDQPAGAHGFARTARWELAGTELEGEALRVDLVLPVPTGGFPGWPHLVDLRLSLLLDDQLHIRLTSHNRGTHTVTFSQALHTYFAVSDVRNVQVEGLDGSAYIDTADGWSTKQQFGLLHFTGETDRIYLDTPAQLSIIDNDWQRRIQLTSQGSKSTVIWNPWTERAKAFDDMADDGWTGMLCIETANVLDDVVSLAPGESHTLGVSIAGIAL; from the coding sequence ATGCCTACGCCCCACGTTGAGACCGCGAAAATCGACGAGCTGGATTGCTGGCGCATCCGCCACAACGGCGCCGAACTGATGGTGGCCCAACAGGGTGCACATATCTTCAGTTACGGACGCGACGGCGAGCAGCCGCTGATCTGGCCGAACCCTGACGCGGTGTTCAAGCAAGGCAAAGGCATTCGTACCGGTGTGCCAGTGTGCTGGCCGTGGTTTGGCGTATTCGACCGCAACCCCCAGAGCGTCAAGGCGATGCGTCAAGGCGATCAGCCTGCCGGCGCGCACGGTTTTGCGCGCACGGCACGCTGGGAATTGGCCGGCACCGAGCTTGAAGGCGAGGCATTGCGTGTTGACCTGGTGCTGCCAGTACCTACGGGCGGCTTCCCTGGCTGGCCCCATCTAGTCGACCTGAGGCTGAGCCTGCTGCTCGACGACCAACTGCATATCCGCCTCACCAGCCACAACCGTGGCACTCACACCGTGACCTTCAGCCAGGCGCTGCACACCTATTTCGCCGTGAGCGATGTGCGCAACGTGCAGGTCGAAGGGCTGGACGGATCGGCGTATATCGATACCGCCGACGGCTGGAGCACAAAACAGCAATTCGGGCTGCTGCACTTCACCGGCGAGACCGACCGAATCTACCTGGATACACCAGCGCAGTTGAGCATCATCGATAACGACTGGCAGCGCCGCATCCAGCTCACCAGCCAGGGTTCGAAGTCGACCGTGATCTGGAACCCTTGGACCGAGCGTGCCAAAGCCTTTGATGACATGGCTGATGATGGCTGGACAGGCATGCTGTGCATCGAAACAGCGAATGTGCTGGATGATGTGGTAAGCCTGGCACCCGGTGAAAGCCACACGCTGGGCGTGAGCATCGCCGGTATCGCCCTGTAA
- a CDS encoding DUF3299 domain-containing protein: MRRLLLTLLLLGPGLAHAGELPETDWLDLMPLSDQKALEAMPEIDHNSPEAQGTFTDKGGLKQSKGLPAVMYSTKTVAAMNGKNIRIGGYPVPLETDAKGRSTLFFLVPYPGACIHVPPPPPNQLVLVRYPKGLKLDDIYTPLWVTGTLKVEKVNNDLADAAYALDAGKVRVVKESDL; this comes from the coding sequence ATGCGCCGTCTTCTATTGACTCTCCTCTTGCTGGGCCCTGGCCTGGCACACGCCGGCGAACTGCCGGAAACCGACTGGCTCGACCTGATGCCGCTGTCGGATCAAAAAGCCCTCGAAGCCATGCCCGAGATCGACCACAACTCGCCCGAAGCCCAAGGCACCTTTACCGACAAAGGCGGCTTGAAACAAAGCAAAGGCTTGCCGGCGGTGATGTATTCCACCAAGACCGTGGCGGCCATGAACGGCAAGAACATCCGCATCGGCGGTTACCCGGTGCCGTTGGAAACCGACGCCAAGGGCCGCAGCACGCTGTTCTTCCTGGTGCCGTATCCGGGCGCGTGTATCCATGTGCCGCCACCGCCGCCTAACCAATTAGTGTTGGTGCGTTATCCCAAAGGGCTGAAGCTGGACGATATCTACACGCCGCTGTGGGTCACGGGCACGTTGAAGGTGGAGAAGGTCAACAACGATTTGGCCGACGCCGCCTATGCCCTGGATGCGGGGAAGGTGCGGGTGGTGAAGGAATCTGATCTCTAG
- a CDS encoding phosphate ABC transporter substrate-binding protein PstS, with product MKLKRLMAAMTFVAAGVATANAVAAGVDPAIPAYVKTTGVSGNLSSVGSDTLANLMTLWAEGYKKEYPNVNIQIQAAGSATAPPALTEGTSNLGPMSRKMKDTELAAFEQKYGYKPTAIPVAVDALAVFVHKDNPIQHLTMEQVDAIFSSTRLCGGKADVKTWGDLGVTGDLANKPVQLFGRNSVSGTYGYFKEEALCKGDYKPNVNEQPGSASVVQSISSSLNGIGYSGIGYKTASVKTVALAKKGSTEFIEDSEENALNGKYPLSRFLYVYVNKAPNKPLAPLEAEFVKLVLSKQGQEVVVKDGYIPLPAKVAAKALADLGLKEGN from the coding sequence ATGAAACTGAAACGTTTGATGGCGGCAATGACTTTTGTCGCTGCTGGCGTTGCGACCGCCAACGCGGTGGCCGCTGGTGTTGATCCGGCAATCCCGGCTTACGTTAAGACCACTGGTGTGTCGGGCAACTTGTCCAGCGTTGGTTCCGATACCCTGGCTAACCTGATGACCCTGTGGGCCGAGGGTTACAAGAAGGAATACCCGAACGTCAACATTCAGATTCAAGCTGCCGGCTCCGCTACTGCGCCACCTGCGCTGACTGAAGGCACCTCCAACCTGGGCCCGATGAGCCGCAAGATGAAGGACACCGAACTGGCCGCCTTCGAGCAGAAGTACGGCTACAAGCCAACCGCTATCCCGGTTGCCGTGGATGCCTTGGCTGTATTCGTGCACAAGGACAACCCGATCCAGCACCTGACCATGGAACAAGTCGACGCCATCTTCTCCTCGACTCGCCTGTGCGGTGGCAAAGCCGACGTGAAAACCTGGGGTGACCTGGGCGTGACCGGCGACCTGGCTAACAAGCCAGTACAACTGTTCGGTCGTAACTCGGTGTCCGGCACCTACGGCTACTTCAAAGAAGAAGCCCTGTGCAAAGGCGACTACAAGCCAAACGTGAACGAACAACCAGGCTCGGCTTCGGTCGTGCAGTCGATCAGCTCCTCGCTGAACGGCATCGGTTACTCGGGCATCGGCTACAAGACCGCCAGCGTGAAAACAGTGGCCCTGGCCAAGAAAGGCAGCACTGAGTTCATCGAAGACAGCGAAGAAAACGCCCTGAACGGCAAATACCCGCTGTCGCGCTTCCTCTACGTTTACGTCAACAAAGCCCCGAACAAGCCTCTGGCTCCGCTGGAAGCTGAGTTCGTGAAGCTGGTGCTGTCCAAACAGGGCCAGGAAGTTGTAGTGAAAGACGGCTACATCCCACTGCCAGCCAAAGTCGCCGCCAAGGCACTGGCTGACCTGGGTCTGAAAGAAGGCAACTGA
- a CDS encoding MFS transporter, translating into MSSVPASSAQPSRPLTRNDYKTLSLSALGGALEFYDFIIFVFFATVVGKLFFPVDMPEWLRMMQTFGIFAAGYLARPLGGIIMAHFGDLLGRKKMFTLSIFMMAVPTLIMGLLPTYAQIGLWAPVLLLLMRIIQGAAIGGEVPGAWVFVSEHVPPRHIGYACGTLTSGLTAGILLGSLVATAINTLYSPEQVSDYAWRIPFLLGGVFGLLSVYLRRWLHETPIFAEMQQRKTLAAELPLRAVLRDHRGAIVLSMLLTWLLSAGVVVVILMTPTVLQTVYHFSPTVALQANSLAIVTLSLGCIASGALADRFGAGRVLISGCALLLATSWTLYHSLMAHPDWLFPLYALTGLFVGTIGVVPYVMVKAFPPVVRFSGLSFSYNVAYAVFGGLTPLAVSLLMKESPMGPAYYVAALCVMGMVVGGYLWKRAR; encoded by the coding sequence ATGTCCTCCGTGCCCGCAAGCAGTGCGCAACCTTCGCGCCCGCTGACCCGCAACGACTACAAAACCCTGTCGCTGTCTGCCTTGGGCGGGGCGCTGGAATTTTATGATTTCATCATTTTCGTGTTTTTCGCCACCGTGGTCGGAAAACTCTTCTTCCCCGTCGACATGCCCGAATGGCTGCGCATGATGCAGACCTTCGGCATCTTCGCCGCGGGCTACCTGGCACGCCCGTTGGGCGGCATCATCATGGCGCACTTCGGTGACCTGCTGGGTCGCAAGAAGATGTTCACCCTGAGCATCTTCATGATGGCCGTGCCGACCCTGATCATGGGCCTGCTGCCGACTTACGCACAGATTGGCCTGTGGGCCCCGGTCCTGCTGCTGTTGATGCGCATCATCCAGGGCGCAGCCATTGGTGGCGAAGTACCAGGCGCTTGGGTGTTTGTCTCCGAGCACGTACCACCACGCCATATCGGCTATGCCTGCGGCACCCTGACCAGCGGCCTGACCGCCGGCATTTTGCTGGGTTCGCTGGTGGCCACCGCCATCAACACGCTTTATAGCCCGGAGCAGGTCTCGGATTACGCCTGGCGGATCCCGTTCCTGCTTGGCGGTGTGTTCGGCCTGCTGTCGGTGTACCTGCGCCGTTGGCTGCATGAAACACCGATCTTCGCCGAAATGCAGCAACGCAAGACCCTGGCCGCCGAGCTGCCATTGCGCGCCGTGCTGCGCGACCACCGTGGCGCCATCGTCTTGTCGATGCTGCTGACCTGGCTGCTGTCGGCCGGCGTCGTGGTGGTCATCCTGATGACCCCGACCGTGCTGCAAACCGTCTACCACTTCAGCCCGACCGTGGCGCTGCAGGCCAACAGCCTGGCCATCGTCACCCTGAGCCTGGGTTGCATCGCCTCGGGCGCCCTGGCCGACCGCTTCGGCGCTGGCCGCGTGCTGATCAGCGGATGTGCGCTGTTACTGGCGACTTCCTGGACGCTGTATCACAGCCTGATGGCCCACCCGGACTGGCTGTTCCCGCTGTACGCCTTGACCGGCCTGTTCGTAGGCACCATCGGCGTGGTGCCATACGTGATGGTCAAAGCCTTCCCGCCCGTGGTGCGCTTCAGCGGGTTGTCGTTCTCCTATAACGTGGCCTACGCCGTGTTCGGCGGGCTGACGCCGCTGGCCGTGTCGCTGTTGATGAAAGAAAGCCCGATGGGCCCGGCCTACTACGTTGCCGCGCTGTGTGTGATGGGGATGGTAGTGGGTGGGTATCTGTGGAAGCGCGCCCGCTGA